From Streptomyces sp. NBC_00690, a single genomic window includes:
- a CDS encoding LysR family transcriptional regulator, producing MDVEALRTFLTIADTGQFQAAADELGISQQAVSKRIAALERHIEVTLLIRTSRGSRLSVDGQVFLPHAKKVLATIEQAEQAVRPGSRPLRVDVLNRRIAPAQAVHRFYRSHPETDLDVVTLSMENAAQAAQAVLEGTVDASFRALPTDQVPAGISAERLLDTPLQLLVGPRHPLADAPRVSPADLAGHRIWIPGIRPGTEWAAFYQALSEAFGLSIDALGPNFGDEALMDALADSASLATLIGNGDRYLWPQTHDLRRIPLHDPTPVYPHVLLFRSGDQHPVLTALRNHLRTAGPQAPHDRWAPDWADR from the coding sequence GTGGATGTCGAAGCGCTGCGGACGTTCTTGACCATCGCCGATACCGGCCAGTTCCAGGCTGCGGCCGACGAGCTGGGGATCAGCCAGCAAGCGGTCTCCAAGCGGATCGCGGCCCTGGAGAGGCACATCGAGGTCACGCTCCTGATACGGACTTCCCGAGGCTCCCGGCTGAGCGTGGACGGGCAGGTCTTCCTGCCGCACGCCAAAAAGGTCCTGGCGACCATCGAGCAGGCCGAGCAGGCTGTGCGCCCCGGCAGCCGGCCCTTGCGTGTCGATGTCCTCAATCGGCGCATCGCTCCTGCCCAGGCCGTCCACCGGTTCTACCGCTCCCACCCCGAAACGGACCTGGACGTCGTCACGCTGAGCATGGAGAACGCCGCCCAGGCCGCCCAGGCGGTGCTCGAAGGGACTGTCGACGCGTCCTTCCGCGCCCTGCCGACAGACCAGGTCCCGGCCGGGATCAGCGCCGAACGACTCCTGGACACACCCCTGCAACTCCTGGTCGGCCCCCGCCACCCACTGGCCGACGCACCCCGGGTCAGTCCTGCGGACCTGGCCGGCCACCGCATCTGGATCCCCGGGATCAGGCCGGGCACGGAATGGGCGGCGTTCTACCAAGCGCTGTCCGAGGCATTCGGCCTGAGCATCGACGCACTCGGCCCCAACTTCGGCGACGAGGCCCTGATGGACGCGCTGGCCGACTCCGCCTCGCTGGCCACCCTCATCGGCAACGGAGACCGATACCTATGGCCCCAGACCCACGACCTACGACGCATCCCGTTGCACGACCCGACCCCGGTCTACCCGCACGTATTGCTGTTCCGCAGCGGAGACCAGCACCCCGTGCTGACCGCGCTACGCAACCATTTGCGCACCGCAGGCCCGCAAGCCCCGCACGACAGGTGGGCGCCGGACTGGGCAGACCGCTGA
- a CDS encoding DapH/DapD/GlmU-related protein, giving the protein MYVRTPEFARHAERIVEVTDATSRLNVLPFGDSEGRAELLSVVFGGPLPESVVIYPPFYTECGLNTTFGENVFVNQGCTFMDKGGISIGNGVMIAPKVSLITGGHPLPLAERREYLSFAPIAIEDDVWIGTAAVITQGVTIGAGAVVAAGAVVTRDVPAGAVVAGVPARVIKAID; this is encoded by the coding sequence ATGTATGTCCGGACGCCTGAGTTCGCGCGTCATGCGGAGCGGATCGTGGAGGTTACCGATGCGACATCTCGACTGAACGTGCTTCCGTTCGGCGACAGCGAAGGTCGCGCGGAACTACTTTCTGTTGTATTCGGTGGCCCGCTGCCGGAGTCGGTGGTGATCTACCCACCGTTCTATACCGAGTGCGGGCTGAACACGACGTTCGGGGAGAACGTCTTCGTCAACCAGGGATGCACCTTCATGGACAAGGGAGGCATCAGTATCGGGAACGGCGTCATGATCGCCCCGAAGGTGAGCCTCATCACCGGAGGCCATCCACTGCCACTGGCCGAGCGCCGCGAATACCTCTCCTTCGCCCCGATCGCCATCGAGGACGACGTCTGGATCGGGACGGCTGCCGTGATCACGCAGGGGGTGACCATCGGCGCCGGTGCAGTGGTCGCTGCCGGTGCGGTGGTCACTCGTGATGTTCCTGCCGGCGCCGTGGTCGCGGGAGTGCCCGCCCGGGTGATCAAGGCGATCGACTGA
- a CDS encoding MerR family transcriptional regulator gives MRIGDAAAAVGLTPRALRYYEERGLFTARRSQVGHREYGLEDLERLRAVRELLDAGLTIRDVESLIPVLDGRPPEMGAAIGDDRAGGCPVENVTLRRLDGLDQAIERLTALRGRLAHALDHRFGDGFRTAVARQSQETPVDRAA, from the coding sequence GTGCGTATCGGCGATGCCGCCGCGGCCGTCGGGCTCACACCGCGGGCGCTGCGCTACTACGAGGAGCGCGGCCTGTTCACGGCCCGCCGCTCACAGGTGGGCCACCGCGAGTACGGGTTGGAGGATCTCGAACGGCTCCGCGCCGTGCGGGAACTCCTGGACGCGGGGCTGACCATCCGGGACGTGGAGTCGCTGATCCCGGTGCTGGACGGCCGGCCTCCCGAGATGGGGGCGGCGATCGGCGACGACCGGGCCGGGGGCTGCCCGGTGGAGAATGTCACGCTGCGCCGACTGGACGGTCTCGACCAGGCCATCGAGCGGCTGACCGCGCTCCGCGGCCGACTCGCCCACGCCCTCGACCACCGCTTCGGCGACGGATTCCGCACCGCCGTCGCCCGACAGTCCCAGGAGACACCCGTGGACCGCGCGGCCTGA
- a CDS encoding MDR family NADP-dependent oxidoreductase has product MPSSTPATYREVRLARRPQGELTPDHLQVVTFPIPDPAPGQVLVRNTLMSVTAVMRTLMRDDADLPVTGYAPDSPLWGPALGEVVAVNGSDAGLAPGDLVTHRHGWREYAVGDAAEFQRVDPAELPDAAAHLSQGFTAWLGIVRGAEVRAGDTVFVSAAAGGVGTLAGQFARLRGAARVIGSTSSERKARVLVEELGYDAAVIRGAGPIEEQLRAAAPEGLDAVFDNVGGEQLSAALAVARRGARIALIGALDGQLSGGFRSVIEVDSGSLILRGITVRGLSGSDHMDALPEWTKEFGQGLRDGTLTFPHVRVSGIGQAPRALCELLEGRHIGAVLVEL; this is encoded by the coding sequence ATGCCCTCTTCCACCCCCGCCACCTACCGCGAGGTGCGTCTCGCCCGCCGCCCGCAGGGCGAGCTGACGCCCGATCACCTCCAGGTGGTGACCTTCCCGATACCCGACCCGGCGCCCGGACAGGTCCTCGTACGGAACACGCTGATGAGCGTCACCGCCGTGATGCGCACCCTGATGCGGGACGACGCCGATCTGCCCGTGACGGGCTACGCGCCCGACAGCCCATTGTGGGGACCGGCCCTCGGCGAGGTCGTCGCGGTCAACGGCTCCGACGCCGGGCTGGCTCCCGGGGACCTCGTCACCCACCGGCACGGCTGGCGTGAGTACGCGGTGGGTGACGCGGCCGAGTTCCAGCGCGTTGACCCCGCCGAGCTGCCCGACGCGGCGGCTCATCTGTCCCAGGGCTTCACCGCCTGGCTGGGCATCGTGCGTGGCGCGGAGGTGCGGGCCGGGGACACCGTCTTCGTCAGCGCGGCGGCGGGCGGCGTCGGCACGCTGGCCGGTCAGTTCGCCCGGCTGCGGGGAGCCGCTCGGGTGATCGGCAGCACCAGCTCCGAGCGCAAGGCACGTGTTCTGGTGGAGGAACTCGGCTATGACGCCGCCGTCATCCGCGGCGCGGGACCCATTGAAGAGCAACTGCGCGCAGCGGCCCCCGAAGGGCTCGACGCGGTCTTCGACAACGTCGGCGGGGAGCAGCTCTCGGCCGCGCTCGCGGTGGCACGCCGGGGTGCGCGCATCGCCCTCATCGGGGCGCTCGACGGGCAGCTCTCCGGAGGATTCCGCAGTGTGATCGAGGTGGACAGCGGCTCGCTCATCCTGCGCGGGATCACGGTGCGCGGTCTGTCCGGGAGCGATCACATGGACGCGCTCCCGGAGTGGACGAAGGAGTTCGGCCAGGGGCTGCGGGACGGAACGCTGACCTTCCCGCATGTCCGGGTGTCGGGAATCGGCCAGGCCCCCCGGGCGTTGTGCGAGCTGTTGGAGGGCCGTCACATCGGTGCGGTCCTGGTGGAACTCTGA
- a CDS encoding ArsR/SmtB family transcription factor → MLTLTRDIEVLARFGRALADPIRCRVLLALRDAPAYPADLADAIGVSRTRLSNHLACLRDCGLVVAVPDGRRTRYELADERLGHALDDLRTAVVAVESDKTCPDAETKGCC, encoded by the coding sequence GTGTTGACTCTCACCCGTGACATCGAGGTGCTGGCCCGGTTCGGCCGCGCTCTCGCCGATCCGATCCGCTGCCGTGTCCTGCTCGCGCTGCGTGACGCCCCCGCCTACCCCGCCGACCTCGCCGACGCGATCGGCGTCTCCCGCACCCGATTGTCAAACCACCTGGCGTGCCTGCGCGATTGCGGTCTGGTCGTCGCCGTTCCCGACGGCCGCCGCACCCGCTACGAGCTGGCCGACGAACGCCTCGGCCACGCGCTAGACGACCTGCGCACCGCCGTGGTCGCCGTCGAGTCGGACAAGACCTGCCCGGACGCGGAGACGAAGGGCTGCTGCTGA
- a CDS encoding cation diffusion facilitator family transporter, whose amino-acid sequence MSLNPPPARRDVLARRIRLLVAATIIYNVIEAVVAITAGTIASSTALIGFGLDSVIEVSSAAAVAWQFSNRDHTLRAAREKTTLRIIAVSFFVLAAYVGIDAVRALTGTGEAGRSIPGIVIAALSLAIMPFLSAAQRRAGRELGSASAVADSKQTLLCTYLSAVLLVGLVLNATLGWSWADPIAALVIAVIAVKEGRDAWQGKGCCAAPAVALTAGPGDACDCRPGCTCCT is encoded by the coding sequence ATGTCCCTCAATCCGCCCCCGGCCCGCCGTGACGTGCTCGCCAGGCGCATACGGCTACTCGTCGCCGCGACGATCATCTACAACGTCATCGAGGCCGTCGTCGCCATCACCGCAGGGACGATCGCCTCCTCCACCGCGCTGATCGGCTTCGGTCTGGACTCCGTCATCGAGGTCTCCTCCGCCGCTGCGGTCGCCTGGCAGTTCTCCAACCGTGACCACACGCTGCGCGCAGCCCGAGAGAAGACGACGCTGCGGATCATCGCCGTCTCCTTCTTCGTGCTCGCCGCATACGTCGGCATCGACGCCGTCCGCGCACTGACAGGCACCGGCGAGGCTGGACGTTCCATCCCCGGCATCGTCATCGCCGCCCTCTCCCTGGCGATCATGCCGTTCCTGTCCGCCGCCCAGCGCAGGGCAGGGCGCGAACTCGGCTCCGCCTCGGCCGTGGCGGACTCCAAGCAGACCCTGCTGTGCACCTATCTGTCCGCGGTCCTTCTGGTCGGACTGGTCCTCAACGCAACCTTGGGCTGGTCGTGGGCCGATCCGATCGCCGCTCTGGTGATCGCCGTCATCGCCGTGAAGGAAGGCCGCGACGCCTGGCAGGGAAAGGGCTGCTGCGCGGCCCCTGCCGTAGCCCTCACCGCAGGGCCGGGAGACGCGTGCGACTGCCGCCCCGGGTGCACCTGCTGCACCTGA
- a CDS encoding helix-turn-helix domain-containing protein, producing MAVDDVDGTLDAMGPRLRAAREHHSATLAGVSCATGISASTLSRIETGRRKPTLEVLLQLSKEYGVSLDELAGTAPAPAAEPRATVPLSFGDDKAVLPLTRYVGGLHAHKHVLPAALEDPPARPRQVSHDGYEWLCVLYGRLWLALGDQDLVLTAGDVAEFDTRTPHGVVNGGSGGPVEYLIMFGPQGERLRLRTPSAVGRGNRQPNRAQAGREAQP from the coding sequence GTGGCAGTCGACGACGTGGACGGCACGCTGGACGCTATGGGGCCCCGGTTGCGGGCTGCGCGCGAGCACCACAGCGCGACGCTCGCCGGTGTCAGCTGCGCGACGGGCATCTCGGCCAGCACGCTGTCCCGGATCGAGACTGGCCGGCGCAAGCCCACCCTGGAGGTGCTGCTGCAACTGTCGAAAGAGTACGGCGTCTCCCTAGACGAACTGGCCGGCACCGCGCCCGCCCCCGCGGCCGAGCCGCGCGCTACGGTGCCGTTGAGCTTCGGGGATGACAAGGCGGTGCTGCCGTTGACCCGGTACGTCGGCGGCTTGCACGCCCACAAGCACGTCCTGCCCGCCGCCCTTGAGGACCCGCCCGCGCGGCCCCGTCAGGTCTCCCACGACGGCTACGAATGGCTCTGCGTCCTGTACGGGCGGCTGTGGCTCGCGCTCGGCGACCAAGACCTCGTCCTGACTGCCGGGGACGTTGCCGAGTTCGACACCCGCACCCCGCATGGGGTGGTGAACGGCGGCTCCGGCGGGCCTGTTGAGTACCTGATTATGTTCGGGCCCCAAGGCGAACGCCTACGGCTGCGCACCCCTTCGGCCGTTGGCCGCGGGAACCGCCAGCCGAATCGTGCCCAGGCCGGCCGCGAAGCGCAGCCGTAG
- a CDS encoding alpha/beta fold hydrolase, whose translation MQPEPTAELRHRTVEAPAGRLHLVEQGTGPLVLLVHGFPESWYSWRRQLPALAAAGHRAVAIDVRGYGRSSKPEAVDAYRMVDLVEDNVAVVRALGEEKAVVVGHDWGSNIASASALLNPDVFRAVALLSVPYAPPGGPRPTDIFGQIGGPEQEFYVSYFQQPGRAEAEIEPDVRGWLAGFYAALSADTMPAQGEPDPHFVARASGQLRDRFPMGVLPAWLSKDDLDVYAGEFERTGFTGALNRYRNMDRDWEELAPHRGAPITQPSLFIGGALDASTTWMSDAIDAYPTTLPGLSASHLLDGCGHWIQQERPDEVNRLLTDWLATLQG comes from the coding sequence ATGCAGCCCGAGCCGACCGCCGAGCTCCGCCACCGCACCGTCGAGGCCCCGGCCGGGCGCCTGCACCTGGTCGAGCAGGGCACCGGCCCGCTGGTCCTGCTTGTGCACGGCTTCCCCGAGTCCTGGTACTCCTGGCGCCGCCAGCTGCCGGCCCTCGCCGCGGCCGGCCACCGGGCGGTGGCGATCGACGTGCGCGGCTACGGCCGCTCCTCCAAGCCGGAGGCGGTGGACGCCTACCGGATGGTCGACCTGGTGGAGGACAATGTTGCCGTCGTGCGCGCCCTCGGCGAGGAGAAGGCGGTGGTCGTTGGCCACGACTGGGGCTCCAACATCGCTTCCGCCTCCGCCCTGCTCAACCCCGACGTCTTCCGCGCCGTCGCCCTGCTGAGTGTCCCCTACGCGCCGCCCGGCGGCCCCCGCCCCACCGACATCTTCGGCCAGATCGGCGGCCCCGAGCAGGAGTTCTACGTCTCCTACTTCCAGCAGCCCGGCCGCGCCGAGGCGGAGATCGAGCCCGACGTCCGGGGCTGGCTCGCAGGCTTCTACGCGGCTCTGTCCGCCGACACGATGCCCGCCCAGGGCGAGCCCGACCCGCACTTCGTTGCCCGCGCCAGCGGCCAGCTGCGCGACCGTTTCCCCATGGGGGTCCTCCCGGCCTGGCTGAGCAAGGACGACCTCGACGTGTACGCCGGGGAGTTCGAGCGCACAGGGTTTACCGGCGCACTCAACCGCTACCGCAACATGGACCGAGACTGGGAAGAACTCGCCCCGCACCGCGGAGCCCCGATCACACAGCCGTCCCTGTTCATCGGCGGCGCCCTGGACGCCTCCACCACCTGGATGTCCGACGCCATCGACGCCTACCCCACCACCCTCCCCGGCCTGTCGGCCTCCCACCTCTTGGACGGCTGTGGCCACTGGATCCAGCAGGAGCGCCCCGACGAGGTCAACCGCCTGCTGACCGACTGGCTCGCGACCCTCCAGGGCTGA
- a CDS encoding transposase family protein yields the protein MVSRTVLAHQVFTGVSRGHLAYLIEELADPWQAVVEGRRHRARGGARRREAGAGVRHRLVFVDRLVATLIHLRHDLPHAALGLLFGVDRSTITRAIGEMRGLLAERGCAVPDRPGLRLRTLADVFAYAQAEGIELRLDATEVQVRRPPAGRGGRRAFVSGKKKQNTMKATVVADHEGRTLWTDALRPGRMHDATAARNEGIGTCFQRFSDVEVLLDDGYLGLRRDHPGQAVTPPRKGNKISPPEVLEARLRARHRHSSKRITVEHALADHKRWKQLVRWTHRRENLPATYRAIAGLVSDRNTTD from the coding sequence ATGGTCAGTCGGACGGTTCTCGCGCATCAGGTGTTCACAGGGGTCTCTCGGGGGCATCTCGCTTACCTGATTGAGGAGTTGGCCGACCCTTGGCAGGCGGTGGTCGAGGGGCGTCGTCACAGAGCCCGCGGCGGGGCCAGGCGACGTGAAGCAGGAGCCGGTGTCCGGCATCGGCTGGTGTTCGTCGACCGGCTCGTGGCCACGCTGATTCATCTGCGGCACGATTTGCCGCATGCGGCGTTGGGGCTGCTGTTCGGCGTCGATCGCTCCACCATCACCCGTGCGATCGGCGAGATGCGAGGGCTGCTGGCCGAGCGGGGATGTGCGGTCCCGGACCGGCCCGGCCTGCGGCTACGGACCTTGGCGGATGTGTTCGCATACGCCCAGGCCGAAGGCATCGAGCTGCGGCTGGACGCCACCGAAGTCCAGGTCCGTCGGCCCCCGGCCGGCCGCGGCGGACGCCGTGCCTTCGTCTCGGGGAAGAAGAAGCAGAACACGATGAAGGCCACCGTCGTCGCCGACCATGAGGGCCGCACGCTCTGGACCGACGCCCTGCGACCAGGGCGGATGCATGACGCGACCGCTGCACGCAACGAGGGCATCGGTACCTGTTTCCAGCGCTTCTCCGACGTTGAAGTCCTTCTGGACGACGGCTACCTCGGACTCCGCCGCGACCATCCCGGCCAAGCGGTGACGCCGCCGAGGAAGGGAAACAAGATCAGCCCTCCCGAGGTCCTCGAAGCCCGCCTACGAGCCCGGCACCGGCACTCCTCGAAGCGCATCACCGTCGAACACGCCCTCGCCGATCACAAACGCTGGAAGCAATTGGTCCGCTGGACCCACCGCCGGGAGAATCTGCCCGCCACCTACCGGGCCATCGCCGGCCTCGTCTCCGACCGCAACACCACCGACTGA
- a CDS encoding dihydrofolate reductase family protein: MSELLVDFITSLDGYASGEGWPGFWGLEGPEYLAWLGKQPEATYLMGANTYRLMSGFAAGEVPKGLDEFRPEEEASVDELTQASKVVFSSSLEEPLTWANSTLVRDDAVESVRAMKSSGSGLLSTIGSLSLCRSLLRAGLVDRFRVVMFPVITGATGEERIYDGYPDVALEMIEHRTFDGRIQLVEYKPRVLEHPPLGTPA, from the coding sequence ATGTCTGAGCTTCTCGTCGATTTCATCACTTCCCTCGACGGCTATGCGTCGGGGGAGGGGTGGCCCGGGTTCTGGGGCCTTGAGGGCCCGGAGTACCTTGCGTGGCTCGGCAAGCAGCCCGAGGCCACCTACCTGATGGGAGCGAACACCTATCGCCTGATGTCGGGCTTCGCCGCAGGCGAGGTTCCGAAGGGTCTGGATGAGTTCAGGCCCGAAGAAGAGGCGTCCGTCGACGAGCTCACGCAAGCGTCCAAGGTGGTGTTCTCCTCCTCACTAGAGGAGCCACTGACGTGGGCCAACTCCACGCTTGTCCGCGACGACGCCGTCGAGTCGGTCCGCGCCATGAAATCGAGTGGTTCGGGGCTCCTGAGCACGATCGGCAGCCTCAGCCTGTGCCGGTCCCTGCTGCGTGCCGGACTCGTCGACCGTTTCCGTGTCGTGATGTTCCCGGTGATCACTGGAGCCACGGGCGAAGAACGCATTTACGACGGCTATCCGGACGTTGCCCTGGAGATGATCGAGCACCGCACCTTCGACGGCCGCATCCAGTTGGTCGAGTACAAGCCCCGCGTGCTTGAGCATCCGCCGCTCGGTACCCCTGCGTGA
- a CDS encoding TetR/AcrR family transcriptional regulator: protein MSATTTESARGRGRGGRERILAAAAELFATHGINATGMEQVAEAAPVSKRTLYAHFRTKSDLVIAHLQDLTASGATLEDVLNREDIPPLERILGLFDPVPDATPVRGCPFIDAAAEFPDPESAVHSYAREQKLQMVRLVTALVTELGCYEPAALAEQLVTLADGAASRAMVLGEADYGRHARTAAKTLLAHALPSTARRGGADKAGGDVDF, encoded by the coding sequence ATGAGTGCGACGACTACGGAATCCGCGAGGGGGCGGGGGCGGGGCGGACGGGAGCGCATCCTGGCCGCCGCCGCCGAGCTGTTCGCGACCCACGGCATCAACGCGACCGGAATGGAGCAGGTCGCGGAGGCGGCACCCGTGTCTAAACGCACGCTCTACGCGCATTTCCGGACCAAGAGTGACCTGGTGATCGCCCACCTCCAGGACCTCACCGCGTCGGGTGCCACTTTGGAAGACGTGCTGAACCGCGAGGACATCCCCCCGCTGGAGCGGATCCTCGGGCTGTTCGACCCCGTGCCGGATGCAACACCGGTACGAGGATGCCCATTCATCGACGCCGCAGCGGAGTTCCCCGACCCCGAGAGCGCGGTCCACTCCTACGCCCGCGAACAGAAACTGCAGATGGTACGGCTGGTCACCGCGCTGGTGACGGAACTGGGCTGCTACGAACCCGCCGCGCTCGCCGAACAACTGGTCACCCTCGCGGACGGGGCGGCCAGTCGCGCCATGGTGCTCGGCGAAGCGGACTACGGCCGACACGCACGGACGGCAGCAAAGACCCTGCTCGCGCACGCCCTGCCGAGCACAGCCCGACGCGGAGGAGCCGACAAGGCCGGCGGCGACGTGGACTTCTGA
- a CDS encoding nitroreductase, with translation MSLLAPTELSDCAEKLIRGRHSTRAFRPEALPEDTIRAIFSLAGAAPSNSNAQPWRVEVVSGATRERLANALQVAHAEKRVSVDFPYPDDLYSQALQARRAAFGTQLYGALGIAADNHEARAAYNAESLRFYGAPHAAFLFVTGDGGARLAADVGAYMQTLLLAMTAYGVASCPQGLLSFYADTVRAELAVSEGQLLVGISFGYADGTAPVNHIRTERAALEAITTFHS, from the coding sequence GTGAGCCTGTTGGCCCCCACCGAACTGAGTGACTGTGCGGAGAAGCTGATACGTGGCCGTCACTCGACCCGCGCGTTCCGCCCGGAAGCCCTCCCCGAGGACACGATTCGTGCGATCTTCTCGCTGGCCGGCGCCGCGCCGTCCAACTCCAACGCACAGCCCTGGCGGGTGGAGGTGGTGAGCGGCGCCACTCGCGAACGCCTGGCCAACGCCTTGCAGGTGGCCCACGCCGAGAAGCGCGTCTCGGTCGATTTCCCGTACCCCGACGACCTGTACTCACAGGCCCTCCAGGCACGCCGGGCGGCGTTCGGTACCCAGCTGTACGGAGCGCTGGGCATCGCAGCCGACAATCACGAGGCGCGGGCGGCCTACAACGCGGAAAGCCTGCGCTTCTACGGCGCGCCACACGCCGCGTTCCTGTTCGTCACCGGGGACGGCGGGGCCCGGCTGGCCGCTGACGTCGGTGCCTACATGCAGACCCTGCTCCTGGCAATGACCGCCTACGGCGTGGCGAGTTGTCCCCAGGGGCTGCTGAGCTTCTATGCCGACACAGTCCGCGCCGAACTCGCAGTCAGCGAAGGACAACTACTCGTGGGCATCTCCTTCGGCTACGCCGACGGAACGGCACCCGTCAACCACATCAGGACCGAAAGGGCTGCGCTCGAAGCAATCACGACTTTCCACAGCTAG
- a CDS encoding effector-associated constant component EACC1 encodes MRIRIDSTNNDGQGTGALTEEFARWLAQDRNVGPYVEIQRMRPRADDGGMSGGLVEWLNLVLTSGFSAAALVYAHRSFRASQPPRMRQSVRLVVEQGGSRIVVEVGSDEDAAAIARLLAAPAGASASPSCPEGGAAPEGGPGAGS; translated from the coding sequence GTGCGCATCCGGATCGACAGCACGAACAATGACGGGCAGGGCACGGGCGCGTTGACGGAGGAATTCGCGCGGTGGCTCGCTCAGGACCGCAATGTGGGTCCGTATGTGGAGATCCAGCGTATGCGCCCGAGAGCCGACGACGGCGGAATGTCCGGAGGGTTAGTCGAGTGGCTCAACCTGGTGCTGACGTCCGGGTTCTCTGCTGCCGCTCTGGTGTACGCGCACCGAAGCTTCCGTGCCTCCCAACCGCCCCGGATGCGGCAGTCGGTGCGGTTGGTTGTTGAACAGGGCGGCTCCCGCATCGTGGTCGAGGTGGGTTCCGACGAGGACGCGGCTGCTATTGCCCGTCTGCTGGCCGCGCCGGCGGGTGCCAGCGCCTCGCCGTCGTGTCCTGAGGGGGGCGCCGCCCCTGAGGGAGGCCCGGGTGCTGGTTCCTGA
- a CDS encoding caspase, EACC1-associated type: MLVGVDAYSHPDLAPLPAAAAAAGRLATLFCDPEVWGLPAEHVTVLGADASQAVILGAVRDAGKAATDTMVVYFAGHGLRDRNEVLYLALSGADADYPEIGCLKYRDLRNVLRQTGYRARYRLTVLDCCYSGLAGAMNAHGVLSRAELGRALGEERFPEIGDWEDAGDLVLTSAPPTHRSFVPLGADYPEFTGELIDVLEHGISNAGPTLNVEHVWRRVRSRLDERGSPAPQQFAQNSVAQRIWFRNRANTLWAGPIQVSEATSPQTAPPILQPSWNHPGESVPSPLPWPVEEHTPPTWNGVASIPADPPHTGDAASGDTHDAPLSQVQYTEAEHASGPADSSPHPLIKGAVYLIGGPLYLIFVGVFNILSAAGNLWFYFWVMFWPVLAYTVPATITAGVQASPGAGIRNLIVYTTLGLLTLAAAFAILKISTEWHPYSWRGDQSINAGFAALAAGLAVPWFPVLNQRWHWVDLSHRQLSWVVDINQPWHWIADRLGVI; the protein is encoded by the coding sequence GTGTTGGTGGGAGTGGATGCCTACAGTCATCCGGACCTGGCACCGCTGCCCGCGGCGGCGGCTGCCGCAGGGCGGTTGGCCACTCTGTTCTGCGACCCGGAGGTGTGGGGTCTGCCCGCTGAGCACGTCACAGTCTTGGGCGCCGACGCATCTCAGGCCGTGATCCTGGGCGCTGTCCGTGACGCGGGTAAGGCGGCGACGGACACGATGGTGGTGTACTTCGCTGGTCATGGTCTCCGTGATCGCAATGAGGTTCTGTACCTGGCCTTATCGGGTGCTGATGCCGACTACCCCGAGATCGGATGCCTGAAGTACCGGGATCTGCGCAATGTGCTGCGGCAGACCGGTTACCGGGCTCGCTACCGGCTGACTGTTCTGGACTGCTGTTACAGCGGCCTGGCCGGTGCCATGAACGCTCATGGGGTTCTGAGTCGGGCCGAACTCGGGCGTGCCCTGGGCGAGGAGCGATTCCCGGAGATCGGCGACTGGGAGGATGCCGGAGACTTGGTGTTGACGTCCGCACCGCCCACCCACCGCTCGTTCGTTCCGTTGGGGGCCGACTATCCAGAGTTCACCGGCGAGCTGATCGATGTCCTGGAGCACGGCATTTCCAACGCTGGACCCACACTGAACGTTGAGCACGTGTGGCGACGGGTACGCTCGCGGCTGGATGAGCGTGGCAGCCCGGCTCCCCAGCAGTTCGCCCAGAACAGCGTCGCCCAACGTATCTGGTTCCGTAACCGCGCCAACACACTCTGGGCAGGCCCGATCCAGGTATCGGAGGCCACCAGTCCTCAAACTGCCCCACCGATCCTTCAACCCTCCTGGAATCACCCAGGAGAATCAGTGCCGAGCCCGCTCCCCTGGCCAGTCGAGGAACACACACCACCAACATGGAACGGTGTAGCGTCCATCCCCGCCGATCCACCCCATACCGGTGACGCCGCCAGTGGCGACACTCATGACGCACCCCTGTCACAGGTCCAGTACACCGAAGCCGAGCATGCCTCCGGGCCAGCCGACAGCAGCCCGCACCCCCTCATCAAGGGTGCCGTGTACCTCATCGGAGGTCCTCTGTACCTCATCTTCGTCGGTGTCTTCAATATCCTCTCAGCGGCGGGCAACCTCTGGTTCTACTTCTGGGTGATGTTCTGGCCCGTACTCGCCTACACCGTTCCCGCGACAATCACCGCCGGTGTCCAAGCCTCACCCGGAGCAGGCATCCGGAACCTGATCGTCTACACGACCCTGGGCCTGCTCACCCTGGCCGCAGCCTTTGCCATCTTGAAAATATCTACGGAATGGCACCCCTATTCCTGGCGCGGCGATCAGTCCATCAACGCAGGGTTTGCAGCGCTAGCGGCGGGGCTGGCCGTGCCGTGGTTCCCCGTCCTGAACCAGCGCTGGCACTGGGTCGACTTGAGCCATCGCCAGCTCTCGTGGGTCGTGGATATCAACCAGCCCTGGCACTGGATCGCCGACCGCCTCGGCGTCATCTAA